The Arachis ipaensis cultivar K30076 chromosome B03, Araip1.1, whole genome shotgun sequence region TGACCATATGCTCCATTTAAATATTGATGCCTCCCTTTCTCAAAAAAGTCAAAGCCTTATTCCTTTGATTCAAACTATACGTTGCCAACTCATTCCTTATTTTTGGCCCACCATGAATTGCAAACTCTTTTGTAACATTGGGATTGTATGCTTTTAACCGAGAACTCTCCCCTTTATCCCCTTGAACACCAATctgatctttttttttctttttttctattcatTTGGACTCACTCCTCTTTTGTATGATTGTCTTGCTTGATCTCATCACTCCCATGCAACGTCTCATGCAAGAAATCCTCATCTTTCTTATTGGGTTGATTAACAACTTGTTCCTTTCCAAATTCAAACAaggtttttgaattttgaatttgaaccGTGTCCTCTTTACCCTCTGAAACTTTCACCGTTTGCGTCGGCAGTGCTACCTCTTCACTTAGCATTTCATCATTGGTCGATTGCACCACAGTTTGTGCTACCTGTTCTTTTGTACAAGCTGCTCTCTCGTACCCAAAACACCTGCACTGTTCGCATACTAATTCTAAGTTCTCATGTTGTGCCTGGTATTTGTGTCCGTCAATGATTATGTCTATCACCACCGGGCATTGGCAGTCCCACGTTAATCTGCACGTAAACTCTGGCAAATTTTCTACATTCCACCTCCTTTATTGTCATATCTATCTTCATGGGTGTGTCAATGGCCGCATCAATtcttttcattgttctttcttgatagTACCATATATTCAACCCTGCAATGCACACTCACACAAGAGTTGATCCAAAAAATTCCTCAGAAGGACAAAAGTCAGATGTCCAAGGCTTGACCGCCAGATAGTGCCATCCTAACCTCCACGGACACCCAGGAGGATCCTATCTCTATTCTCCATGAGATCACATTTCACAAGAAAATATCCATAGCCAACATCCATACCCTCATAACCGCCGAGCACTCGCCAAATGCTTCTGAGACGATGAACCATGGTCATATAACTCACATGCTTTCCAAGCACTTTAATAACAATGGAACTCTCATACGGTGCAGATAAAACTCGCCTTGCCTCTTTCGAGAACGTTATGGTCGATGGGTTTGGATCCCCTTACTTACCCGTCACAATGACTAGACTACCACCATCCAGTGAATCACCAACTACAAAAGGTTTAGGATTAGATACGCCAACTACTCTATCCCTAAAGGAGATTCTCATCCCTTTGGAACCCACCATACCACCAGATACACCCCCTCTCACACTCTCCCCTTTGTTACTTCTGCCAGCGGAGCCGGTTGTCTCTTCATGTGTTTCCACTCTCATCACGGTCGCTCTCATCTCCGCTCACCCCTTTGTCACTCATAGCTctccttttctctttttgtttaccAAATATTTCCGTTATACTTTTTATAATTACACGATATTTAGTTTTAAATGATGTTTTACTTGTGTACCAATAGATATATAATTATGGTGTCATTTTTTGGGGGCAACCGAATTTATTGCTTTGTTGACCGTGTTTATAATTCTATTAAGCTGCAGTAAATGCATTAATTCAACCGGGtaaatttattaatatactaTATTTTTTATTCCTTCCAAGAATCCTATACAATCcctttttttaatatgaaaaatattaaaatttttgttgaaaatgAGATTATTTGATGTAATTACAGGTGGGTGGATTTTGCAGTTAGAAAATTAACACGCAGGATGCATGTTGAATACGTGTCAATATTCTGGCCAAACGCAGGATACGTGTTGGACATATTTTCTGTATATCCACAATATTGTAATACACTTTAAATATCAATATTTAACTAAAATACTATCTTTatctccatattaaaaataattgaaacttTAATTGAGTGACtaaatatgatattttttaaaatattatatccgaatttaaatattgacaataattaaataataaatagaacTCTTAAATATAATAACTGTTTGTAACCGAAGAGAGATAAAAAATGAAATTACTATCTCACCTGGCCTTTATTTTATCATCAAATTTCCAAACCATGTacacaattaaaataaagaaaagtatagaaaaataaCACAGTCAAATCTCTCCCTTTACAAACCCGCCGTCTCTACGCAGTTTTCAGCGCCGCCGCCTATCGACCACCCGCCGCATCTTTCGTCGCGCTACGCGACCTCTTCCTCACGTCCCGCCGCCATCCTTTTTCATTGGACATAGCCGCCTCCACCGCTGTGGGATCATAATCCCAACGCATATGCACCGTCAAATACCATCGCGGCCTCCATTTGTCGCGCCAGACAGTGCATAATCTGTACCCCACGCCTCTCCATCCGTCGCGATGCAGCCACCACCAGGTCCCCATTCGCGACGCGCGATCAACTACTCCGATTCATGACGACTCCTCCACTTGCGATGTGTGGCCTCCGTGGCTTCCTCCTCGCAACGCGCCACCGCGAGTCCCCCACCGTCTACGCAATGCCGTGAAAGACGTCATCGCCGGCCACCCTGCGActcttctccttctcttcctATTTGGTTTTGAATGATTCTTTTTAACTAGTTTCTTATGTTTCTTTTTCCTAaattttggatgattctttttattagttttggatattcttttttctatgttttgtatgtttttcttagaatatggatgattctttttattagttttggatgatttttttcctatgttttacatattttttttttcttagaatTTGGATAATTCTTTATCTATGTATTTCAATAAAGCTTCTATGATGAGAAAAGTATTTTTAGGTAGGGCTGCGCATGGATCGAAAAATATCCCAAAAAATATCCGCAGTAATTATCTGTATTCAAgccatcggatcggatcagatccaaTTCGCACTATGATAGAATCGGATTGTATTCAAgccatcggatcggatcagatccaaTTCGCACTATGATAGAATCGGATTGCAGATTTGGCAGTGATATCTGCGGATCCGATCTGCAAATTCACAAATCCGCATATTTcttataaatagcatagtttaagaaagtaaaccctaatgtgatatgaattttagtgtgctattttatgaattttatgatatcttatttttaattttttatgttgcaCTTCAacctaaaataattaaacttaaatcttgtgttattattttgtttttgttattcaagagaacttttattgataatattttagaagtaaataggcttaaacagatgaaaaatgaattttctaaattttttttgtaaaaacagcctaacataatttaaaataatttttttgaattatacGAATATACCCGATATCAGGTATCTAATCTGATTCGATCCGATATCCGATATtatgcggatcggatcagatctGACCTGAAAAAAagcggatatcatatccgatccgatgagTATAATgtaaattgaataaaattttaGACTATATCCAATCTGATCAAATCCGAATCCAGCACTATTTTTAGGATCTCGAAGGAGCAGGTACTttatagaattttaaaaaatttagtggCAATTTATCATAAACTTTCATGTAACGCTGACGACCTGACGTGGTCTGTTGATGACCCATTTAAGCTTTCAatatatttgaaaaattttgtttctctttttggaCAGAGCCCAACAAACAGACCCACCCTTAATACCCTATCCGTACCCATCTGATCACCCTCCCCACCCGCTACCTAATCGTGGCGACCTCGACTTTGTGCTGCTCCATGCCTCCATGGGTTCCTCTGAGAAGGAGAGACCTCTGACCGTCTTTGTCTACCGCTGCTGGGATCGTGATTTTCGTCGCCTCCATCGCGCCTGAGCCACTTTGTTGATCTCCACCGTGTGAACTATCTATTTGTTGCTGTTCAGAACCAGTTACTCGGTGTCGTGGTCTCACTCTTCTTTCCGGCGGATGGATCTCGACGGCTCCGCTCTCGGTGCTCACCGTTCTTCTTGGCAAGTGGCAACTGTGTCACGGTTCCTGTGTCAACCGGACTTCCCGGACAATTTGAGGNNNNNNNNNNNNNNNNNNNNNNNNNNNNNNNNNNNNNNNNNNNNNNNNNNNNNNNNNNNNNNNNNNNNNNNNNNNNNNNNNNNNNNNNNNNNNNNNNNNNNNNNNNNNNNNNNTAATAGGGTTATACACTTTGTGTGCCTCTGCAGTACCCGAGGGATTAGTCATTGGGTTTTCGGCTTGATGGATACCCTGgtgcaaacaaaaaaaatacacttATACTAGgtaatcaataattttttttaacaacatGAATAATCaccaatcaaattaaaatatactacATCTCCAAATTATTcacttaaatcttaatattagaataactattTGCACATctagtaaaataaatatttaatatattaattgttcatattgtttagtatttttattgtctatctatatttttttttgacaaaatcTCTTATACAAAGCTGTCAGGTACGAATTGCAGGAGAACCTAAGCGTATTCTCAAAGGGTCCTTACAGGACCAGAATTAAATTTTCCCACCATAGACGATTCCGTATTTTTCAAATATAATTCAGCATATTATTCTTTccaaataaaaagaatatttatatTTGGGATTGGATTGGAGGTAAATAAGACTAAAGACTATAAAGATACATATAGGGAAATACAATCTCACTTTTGGGTGCAAATAAATAGGAATGAAGTGCTACTTTACATATGGTTATATTCTTAGACTCCCGCATGCAAGCTAAAATTCTCAAAATAAAGTTGGGCCTTATTCGTTAAAGTGTCTTCTCAAAAAAGAAGTAATTAAGGCCCTCCAAGGATTAGTCTAATGGCGGCATCTatattattttatgtttgattTTAAGAATAAGATAAAACAAGATATTACAAATAAgagataaaaactaaaaatataaaaatNNNNNNNNNNNNNNNNNNNNNNNNNNNNNNNNNNNNNNNNNNNNNNNNNNNNNNNNNNNNNNNNNNNNNNNNNNNNNNNNNNNNNNNNNNNNNNNNNNNNNNNNNNNNNNNNNNNNNNNNNNNNNNNNNNNNNNNNNNNNNNNNNNNNNNNNNNNNNNNNNNNNNNNNNNNNNNNNNNNNNNNNNNNNNNNNNNNNNNNNNNNNNNNNNNNNNNNNNNNNNNNNNNNNNNNNNNNNNNNNNNNNNNNNNNNNNNNNNNNNNNNNNNNNNNNNNNNNNNNNNNNNNNNNNNNNNNNNNCTTTTATTAGTATTTCTGTATTTTTTCTGTTAAAATGaacacaaaatatattaatttagtatttttgaacataatatttttattcataTCTCATTTATTAATACAATTTTGTGTCTCTATATTCTTATCTCAGTATTTTTCTATAAACAACCGCAGCCTATATGTCTTCTTTAGAAAGTGCATCGAATTCAAATTTTAGCTGTAACTAAAAAATGGTTATATAGAATCCATGTGAAATGGAAAGAGNNNNNNNNNNNNNNNNNNNNNNNNNNNNNNNNNNNNNNNNNNNNNNNNNNNNNNNNNNNNNNNNNNNNNNNNNNNNNNNNNNNNNNNNNNNNNNNNNNNNNNNNNNNNNNNNNNNNNNNNNNNNNNNNNNNNNNNNNNNNNNNNNNNNNNNNNNNNNNNNNNNNNNNNNNNNNNNNNNNNNNNNNNNNNNNNNNNNNNNNNNNNNNNNNNNNNNNNNNNNNNNNNNNNNNNNNNNNNNNNNNNNNNNNNNNNNNNNNNNNNNNNNNNNNNNNNNNNNNNNNNNNNNNNNNNNNNNNNNNNNNNNNNNNNNNNNNNNNNNNNNNNNNNNNNNNNNNNNNNNNNNNNNNNNNNNNNNNNNNNNNNNNNNNNNNNNNNNNNNNNNNNNNNNNNNNNNNNNNNNNNNNNNNNNNNNNNNNNNNNNNNNNNNNNNNNNNNNNNNNNNNNNNNNNNNNNNNNNNNNNNNNNNNNNNNNNNNNNNNNNNNNNNNNNNNNNNNNNNNNNNNNNNNNNNNNNNNNNNNNNNNNNNNNNNNNNNNNNNNNNNNNNNNNNNNNNNNNNNNNNNNNNNNNNNNNNNNNNNNNNNNNNNNNNNNNNNNNNNNNNNNNNNNNNNNNNNNNNNNNNNNNNNNNNNNNNNNNNNNNNNNNNNNNNNNNNNNNNNNNNNNNNNNNNNNNNNNNNNNNNNNNNNNNNNNNNNNNNNNNNNNNNNNNGTgtaacttgaaaaaaaaaaaaaaaaaacagaaataaaataaaagagagagagagagaaaaaaaatcctTAAAGTGCATGCTTTCTTGGGATTCCTCAACTTATTTATATTATTAGTCTCATATTAATACAAAAATCACTGCCATTACAATGGTACATACACAAAATGGCTAATGATCGAGTCTCCAAACTAATACCTCGTTTAAGATTACAGCACCTGAGGAAAAAGTTAAAAAGCAATGAAagatatcttcttctttttttccccttttctaattcttcttttccttttgctTTTAAAAGCAAaatattactatatatatatgatgCGGTGCATGCAACATATATATAATGAATGATAAGAGAAGTCGTCAAATTAGGGTTTGTTGTGGCCACCACATGAAAGTGCAATAAAGGGATAAAGAACCTTTTTATTCTCAAGCACAAGAGGGTGGAATATTTGAAATTCCCTGTCTTTGTAATTCAGTTAGAACACTGTCAAGTGCTGGAGCTTTAAGTCCAAGAGGTAGTGGCTGCCATGGCTTTGATAGAACATCTCCAATAGCTGCATCTATGCTCTCCTTTGACTGcccatatataaaaataaaaaaatgaattataaattaaacatgcaaaaaaaaaagaaaagaatttaaGGTAATTTCCTAGTATCCACCACTATTCATAAAATCAGGTACATTGTTCTTCCATATATGAATTTAATTGGTCTCCCTTTTAATATTTCAATAGGCCTGAAaagtaattttattttgataaaaattggaaaccaacttttttttttaacaaaatcagTCAATGCCTATCttgttttttatatttatctttttccTTTTAACATTTGTATATTCCCTACTGTTTTTGGTGATTGTTGGTTAAAATAAGATTGGTTTCCTAATAAAATgttttaatttacttttaataACATAATATATGATTGATGTGCTCttttaataataacaatgcaaataAAGCAATTAAATCCATATATATTTTCATGTTGTTAATAGTTTGTCGTGTTTAGTTATTTGTTAAAGCAATGATGTAAAACAAAGCAATTTATGGATCCTCACATGAAGTAGAAAAATATTACTtcataaattaatatattttgacaATTGAGAGTGACATTTTGGTTAATATATATCTGAATAGAGTAATAATTAAGTTTGACTAATTTGAACACATAAATTTTCATGTCAATTTTATCGTTAATACTATTTCACAATGAAGTATAGAAATACTATTTCACAATGCCATTTGCAAAACACATTTTAGTATAGGATGATATTAGAAGACAagtaaaatttattgtttttgtccagtaattaattagtaatatttaaaaataagggTTAAAAATATGTTATTAGACTAATAAATTAAAAGTACTGTAATATTAGTTAAAAGCGCTAGAATCTCTTACTCAATACTATTCGTATAAATCTTTTTATCAATTAAGTCTAACTAAATTAATCTAACATCAATagacattatttttattattctcaatTATCTATTTATTCaagttttattgtttaatttaattgGAAACTTAGATATGTAGCATTTGGTGTAATTTTATTGCATTATTAGACATGTGTGAAAAATGTTTGCGTGTGTTGGAAGGAAGAAAAGGCAGAGTAATGAAATGAAGTTTACCGGATGGAAGTCAATGATGGGGTTTGGGTTGGCGCTGGAGAGGCCGTTAATGGGAGGATCTGCTGCTTTGTACATAACATGTGGATGTGGTGATGTTACTGGAATAATAGTGCCTGCCACACCTCCTGATCCATAtttctgcattttttttttttgtttcttctttagttagttagttagactaacaaaataatagaaatatttaaagattatcaaaatttattattttttattaatatttgacTAATTTTAAATACTAAAATTAAATTCNNNNNNNNNNNNNNNNNNNNNNNNNNNATTTCTTATGATAAGAATAAATTTGAAAAGCTTTCAAAATATAGATAACAATGGATCAAGATTTCAAATAATGTACAGTTTTAAAATGTTATAGATttacaatttttttgtttgctaatTTCAAATTAAACATGTCTCTTGTGTCACGAGACAATACCGAAGTGTAATAAGTTTTATGGCAAGAATTGTATacgatatatataaatatatgttattGTTTTGGTAAGGGGGAATAATAATAATCTAAAGGACAAAGAGAGAAGACAACATGGGTGGTTCCAAAATAGTAAGGTAAACGAACAGTTACCCTTGTTGTCAGAGGCTGTGGAAAACACGGTGATCCTGGGGTTAGCATGTTTTGAGCctgcatgaaaaaaaaaaaagaatatactttttttcagaaaaagaaactaagaaagcaaCATGATGAGTTATTCTTGAGATTCAAATTTTCATTCTAACTTTAgtataaaacaaacaaaacattaTTAATGATCGAGAACTACACATTTccaaattattatataattttttactgGAACTAAATTATTAAAGAAAGTTTAAGCTTTAGAAGTACTAGCTAGCTACAAGGTTATTAAATTAATCAAACAACGTATTAAATTNNNNNNNNNNNNNNNNNNNNNNNNNNNNNNNNNNNNNNNNNNNNNNNNNNNNNNNNNNNNNNNNNNNNNNNNNNNNNNNNNNNNNNNNNNNNNNNNNNNNNNNNNNNNNNNNNNNNNNNNNNNNNNNNNNNNNNNNNNNNNNNNNNNNNNNNNNNNNNNNNNNNNNNNNNNNNNNNNNNNNNNNNNNNNNNNNNNNNNNNNNNNNNNNNNNNNNNNNNNNNNNNNNNNNNNNNNNNNNNNNNNNNNNNNNNNNATCATCActcacataaaaatatttttgtataaaaataataatgaaaaattttaaataattaatatatttaactaaTTTATTTAACAATACGTGTTAACATTCTAATAATATAATTTTCAGGTAAAAATATCTTCAAAAATAGCTACCTAATATCATGCATGGTTTTGAATTCTGGTTTGCATCTACAATGAAGATGCATTCCACATGTGCATTGCAATAATTTCAATAATCACATGCATATGCTTTCTACTAAATTGTTTTCATAACTTTTCACATCAAAGCACAACTATATATACATAATTCTTGTTACGCAACATGCAAGCACAATTTAAACCATGAAAACAATCAACAAATTATGAGTTGGAAGCTTAAAGGAGTTAGTTTAGAGCGTTAACTAGTTGGTGGTGAGGATGCCAGAACGGGAGAGCAACAGGTTGCACCCACGGCTGCGACTGCGAGAGTGAATGAGTGGGATTTTTAGGCCACGTGTGTATGAAAGATTGGTCCATGGAGGGATGTCCCCATACATGTAATGGTCTGAAATGGTGCACTGAAGTGATTGGAGGGAAACCCATGGTAGGTGCTAGCCATGGACTACTCACATCTCTCTTCCCTCCATACATTTGTCTCCTTTGATTCCAATTTGCTGCTTCAGCTTCACGCGCTAGTAAATGTTTCCTATGGGATCTATATTTCTGCATTAAAACAAATCATATTGTTCTTTATCACAAaatcctacactttttttttttaaattattaagttACATAATCCATAAATTGAAGCAACCAGCGCGCTCGCACGtgtgtatataatatatatatatacacacacggCAAATACTCATGTATAGatgtttttacttagtttataATCGAAAACGGTTAGTTAATTCAATAGATTTAATTAAATTGTAATGtatcaatttttaattattaagttTAAATAAAAACAATTATACGTAACTTCCTACCAATATATATATTTTGGTGGAAGTTAGCAGTTAGCATAGACAATGGGGTGGCCATGCTTCacaatgaaaaaaatttgaaactaAGTTGTAAAGGTAAATAGtgattttcatttaataaaatat contains the following coding sequences:
- the LOC107629821 gene encoding transcription activator GLK1 isoform X1 gives rise to the protein MLGVSSPPVGSTRRDERMESFKSIGVSSKDDEFGELSEGSLLESINFDDLFVGINMESDVLPDLEMEADVFAQFFDNPKADQSSIHNKLASNKNEESMVVNPPTKYAGKGRKPSSKSKSNNPQAKIKKVKVDWTPELHRRFVQAVEQLGVDKAVPSRILEIMGIDCLTRHNIASHLQKYRSHRKHLLAREAEAANWNQRRQMYGGKRDVSSPWLAPTMGFPPITSVHHFRPLHVWGHPSMDQSFIHTWPKNPTHSLSQSQPWVQPVALPFWHPHHQLAQNMLTPGSPCFPQPLTTRKYGSGGVAGTIIPVTSPHPHVMYKAADPPINGLSSANPNPIIDFHPSKESIDAAIGDVLSKPWQPLPLGLKAPALDSVLTELQRQGISNIPPSCA
- the LOC107629821 gene encoding transcription activator GLK1 isoform X2, whose product is MESFKSIGVSSKDDEFGELSEGSLLESINFDDLFVGINMESDVLPDLEMEADVFAQFFDNPKADQSSIHNKLASNKNEESMVVNPPTKYAGKGRKPSSKSKSNNPQAKIKKVKVDWTPELHRRFVQAVEQLGVDKAVPSRILEIMGIDCLTRHNIASHLQKYRSHRKHLLAREAEAANWNQRRQMYGGKRDVSSPWLAPTMGFPPITSVHHFRPLHVWGHPSMDQSFIHTWPKNPTHSLSQSQPWVQPVALPFWHPHHQLAQNMLTPGSPCFPQPLTTRKYGSGGVAGTIIPVTSPHPHVMYKAADPPINGLSSANPNPIIDFHPSKESIDAAIGDVLSKPWQPLPLGLKAPALDSVLTELQRQGISNIPPSCA